Genomic window (Allostreptomyces psammosilenae):
GCCCGGCCGAGCCCCGGCATCACCGACATCGCGAAGGCGTGGAAGAGGCCGGCGACCAGCCCCATGGTGAGGGTCGCCGCCATCAGGGCGGCGCCCCGGAGAAACTCCTGTCCCGTCATGGCCCCCAGTCAAGCCGCCGGGGCGGCGGCGGGCCATCGTCGGTCCGCTCGCCTCCATGCGCGCGCGTCTACGCTTGCCGCCATGGACGCTCTCGCCGGGCTGCTAGACGGGCCGCGGGCCCGCGGCGCCTTCCTGCTCCGCTCCGTCATGGAACCGCCGTGGTGCGTGCGGGTGGAGGACCGGGCACCGCTCACCCTGCTGCTGATGGAGCGGGGCGACGCCTGGGTGGTCCCGGACGGCGGCCGGCCGCCGGTGCGGCTGCGCCCGGGGGACGTGGCGGTGGTGCGCGGCCCGGACGCCTACCGCGTCGCCGACGACCCCGCCACGCCGCCGCGGGTCGTCATCCACCCCGGGCAGCGCTCGACCACCGTGGACGGCGAGGAGCTGTGCGCGGTGATGGACCTCGGCGTGCGCACCTGGGGCGAGCGGCCGGACGGCTCGGCGGTGATGCTCAGCGGCACGTACCAGCTGACCGGCGAGGTCGGCCGGCGGCTGCTGGACGCGCTGCCCGGGGTGCTGCTGCTGGAGCGCCAGGCGTGGGAGTCGCCGCTGCCGGCGCTGCTGGGCGAGGAGATCGGCAGGGCCCAGCCGGGCCAGGAGGTGTTCCTCGACCGGCTGTTGGACCTGCTGCTGATCGCGGTGCTGCGGGCCTGGTTCGCCCGCCCGGAGGCGGCGGCCCCGGCGTGGTACCGGGCCCACGGGGATCCGGTGGTCGGGCGGGCGCTGCGGCTGCTGCACGAGGAGCCGGCGCACCCGTGGACGGTGGCCGAGCTGGCCGCCCGGGTCGGGGTGTCCCGGGCGGCGCTGGCCCGCCGCTTCACCGCCCTGGTGGGTGAGCCGCCGATGGCGTATCTGACCGAGTGGCGGCTCACCCTGGCCGCGGACCTGCTGTGCGAGCCGGACGCCACGCTCGGCGCGGTCGCCCGCCGGGTGGGCTACGGCAGTTCGTTCGCGCTGTCCGCGGCGTTCAAGCGGGTGCGCGGGATCAGCCCGCAGGAGTACCGGGCCGCCGGCGGCCGGCCGGCGGACGGTCAGGCGGTCGCCGTCGCCGTCGCCGTCGCCGTCGCCGGCTCCGGCTCCGTCGCCGGCTCCGCGCGGCCGGCGGCGAGGAACTCCTCCAGCGCGGCGTCGGCGGCGGCGAAGACGGCCGCGATCCGCTCCGGCGAGGGGGCGTCGCCGGCGTTGGGTGCCATGGTGTCGTAGACCACCCGGGCGGCGGAGTCGGTGATGCCGCTGTAGTGCGAGACGCCGGCGAGCAGCATGCGTTCGAACACCTCCTCCACGCCGACGTCCGCCAGCTCCTCGCGGGAGCCGCCGGCCAGCCCGATCCAGATCATCCGCTTGCCGGCGAGGCGAGGGGTGCTGCGGCCGTAGGCGAAGCCGTAGTTCCAGACCCGGTCGATCCAGCCCTTGACGATGGCCGGCGGGGCGTACCACCAGACCGGGAAGACCACCACGATGGTGTCGGCGGCGTCGATCCGCCGCATGTGCGCGTGCACCTCGGGCGTGTACCGCTTGTCGCGGTCGCCCCAGTCGGGTTCGTCCTCCGGGGGCAGGCGCGGGTCGAAGCCCTCGGCGTACAGGTCGAGCAGGTCGACGGTGTGGCCGTCGGCCTCCAGGCGCCGCCGCGCCCGGTCGGCGACCTGGCCGGTGAGGGAGTCGCGCCGGGGGTGGGCGAGGACGAGCAGGGCGGTGCGCGGGCGGTCGTTCGTGGACACGGATGGTGACCCTTCGTCTGCTCAGGGAGTGGGAGGGGGAGCGGTGGCGGCGGGGCGTCAGTCGCCGAGGTGGACGAGCATCTTGCCGGTGTTGGCGCCGCGCATCATGCCGAGGAAGGCGGCGGGGGCCTGCTCGATGCCCTCCCGCACGGTCTGCCGGGAGCGCAGGCGGCCGTCGCGGAGCCAGCCGGCGGCCCGCTCGACGTACTCCGGCATCCGGTGGTAGTGGTCGGTGACCAGCACGCCGCGCAGGGTGAGCCGCTTGGTGTAGGCGAGGTAGAGGTTGGTGGGGCCGGGGACGGGGCCGGTGGCGTCGTAGCCGCTGATCGCGCCGACCAGGGCGACCCGGCCGCCGACGTTCAGCGCGTCCAGGGCCGCCTGGAGGTGGTCGCCGCCGACGTTGTCCAGGTAGACGTCGATGCCGTCCGGCGCCGCCGCGGCCAGCTGTTCGCCGAGGGCGCCGGCCCGGTAGTCGATGGCGGCGTCGAAGCCGAAGTCGTCCCGCAGGGTGCGGGTCTTCTCCGGCCCGCCGGCCGAGCCGATGACCCGGGAGGCGCCGAGGATCCGGGCCAGCTGCCCGGCGGTGCTGCCGACCGCGCCGGCCGCGCCGGAGACGAACACCGTGTCGCCCGGGCGCACCGGGGCGGCCTCGGTGAGCGCGGCGTAGGCGGTTAGACCGGGCGCGCCGAGCACGCCGAGGTAGGCCGGGGCGGGGGCGAGCGTGGTGTCCACGACGGTCGCGGCGGCGGCGTCCAGCAGGGCGTACTCGCGCCAGCCGAGGAAGTGCGTCACCGTGGCCCCCACCGGCACCGCGTCGGAGCGGGAGGCGACGACCTCGCCGACGGCGCTGCCCTCCAGCGGGGCGCCGACCTCGAACGGCGGGATGTAGGACTCGCCCTCGTCCATCCGGCCGCGCATGTACGGGTCCACCGACATCCAGGTGTTGCGGACCAGGATCTGCCCCGGTCCCGGGGTGGGGACCGGGGCCTCGGCGAGCGTGAACTGCTCCGGCCCGGCCTCCCCGACCGGGCGGGAGGCGAGCCTGATCTCCCGGCCGACCAGCGGGACGGCCGTGGCGGTGGTGGCGCCCGGGGCGGCATGGGTGGTGTGCGCGGACATGGTGACCCCCTTCGTGCGGCGGGCCGCCGCGGCCCGACCGATGCGATGACATTACATGTCCTTGCATCGATTGCTCAAGCATTGAATGTCGGGACATCGAAGTCCCGGGTGGAGTGGGGATGGGGGTGGGGGTGGAGCTGGTGGATGCTCGGTAAAATAATGCTGAGACATCAGTTGTCCATGCATGTTAGGCTGGGGTATGGCCACGGACAATGACCTGGTCGCCCGTTGGAAGGCCCTCCTGACCTGCTTCAACGAGGTCGCCAGCCATCTCGACCGCGCCCTCCAGCACGCGCACGGGCTGAACATGAACGAGTTCGAGACCCTGGACTGCCTGGTGGAGGCCGGGTCCGAGTACTGCCGCATGCAGGACCTGGGCTGCGTGATGTACCTCAGCCAGAGCGCCCTGTCCCGCACCGTCGGACGACTGGAGCGCGACGGACTGGTGGTGCGGGAACTGTGCGCGGACGACCGCCGCACCGTCGAGATCCGGGTCACCGAGGCCGGACGGCAGCGGCACGCCGAAGCCTGCCAGACCCGCCTCACCGTGCTCGCCGAACACCTCGAACAGCAGAAGTAGCCGCCCGGCCCCGCGTCCGCCGCCCCGCGGGGGCATAGGGTGCCGCCTCGTGACACGACACATCACCTTCGAGCGGCTGCACAACTTCCGCGACCTGGGCGGCTACCGCTCGTCGGACGGCCAGACGGTGCGGTGGGGACGACTGTTCCGCTCCGACTCCCTCGGCAAGCTCCGCGGCGAGGACTTCAGGCGCTTCCTCGCCCTGGACGTCGCGACCGTCATCGACCTGCGCTACCCGTGGGAGATCGAGGCCAGGGGACGGGTGCCCGAGCACCCGTCGCTCACCTACCGCAACCTCAGCATCGAGCACCGCCCCTACGACCAGGCGGCCCTCGGCCCGGAGGTGGCGGCCGGCCGGTACCTCGCCGACCGCTACCTGGAGGTCGCGCACGACGGCGTCCGGGAACTGGGCCGCGCCCTGGCGGTGATCGCCGCCGAGGACGGCCCCGTGGTTTTCCACTGCGCCTCCGGCAAGGACCGCACCGGCCTGCTCGCCGCACTGGTCCTCTCCCTGCTCGGGGTGGACGAGGCCGACATCGTCGAGGACTTCACCCTCACCGAGCGCGCCACCGGCCGGCTGGTGGCCGACTGGCGGGCGGACCACCCGGGCCGGGAGCTCACCTGGCCGGACTACGGGCGGGCACCCGCCGAGGTGATGCGGCTGTTCCTGGCCGACCTGACCGAGCGCCACGGCTCCGTGCGCCGCTACGCCGCCGACCTGCTGGGCGCGGACGACGCCGTGGTCGCCGCCCTGCGCCGCCGGCTGCTGGAGCCGGCCGAGCACCCCGCCGAGCCGGCGCGGCCCGCCGATCCCGCCGGGCCGACCGGCCCGGCGTCCACGCGGCTCCCCGGCCAGACCCCCGGAGCGCCGACTCCCACCCCCTGACGGCGCCTCCCCTGACGGCGCGCCCTCCGGGGGCGCGCCCTCCGGGGCTCGTTCGCCGGTCAGGCGGTGCGCACCGCCATCAGCAGCCCGCTCGACCAGGCCAGTCGCACGGAACGGAAGTCCTTCCGCTCCTCCAGGTGCTCCAGCAGGCTCCGCACGGAGGCCGCGTGCTCCGGCGGCCAGTCGGCCTGGGGGGTGAGGTCGTCGATCAGGTAGGTGCCGCCGGGAGCCACCAGGTCCAGGGCCCGGTCCAGGTGGGTGAACTTCCCGGGCCAGGTGTCCGCGAAGACGAGGTCGAAGGGCTCGCCGTCGTACCCGTCGAGCCACTCCCCGCCCTCCTGGGTGACGAAGGCGACCCTGGGGTCGGAGCCCAACTGCTCACGGGCCACGCCCTGCACGGCCGGGTCGAGCTCCACGCTGACCAGCCGGGCGCCGTCGTCCATCCCGCTGAGCAGCCAGGCGGTGCCCTCACCCACGCCGGTGCCGAGTTCGAGGATCCGCCCACCGGGGTGGCCGGCCGCGAGCACGGCGAGCAGGCCGCCGGTGCGTTCGTCGCACGACATGGTGAACTCCGCCGCCGCCGCGGCGGCGCGGAGCGCGGGCAGGGTGGCCGGAAGCCGGCATGGGGTGTCGTCCATCCGGGGATGATGCGCGGGACAGGCCCTCAGACGCAACGGAGTACCGCCCCTGCCCGGCCAGCGCCGACCCGTCGGCGCTGGCCAGGGCCGGTCCGTGCTGGCCGCATCAGGCCGCGACCGGGATCACCGCGCCGCGGCCGGCTCCGGGGCACGGTAGACCAGCAGGTAGCGCCAGAAGAGCAGCCGCCGGATGGTGCAGCCGGGCAGCAGTGCCACGGCCTCCTGCCGGATCTGCCGCAGCGGCATGGTCGGCGCCTTCACCGGCGCCCGCACGGCGGTCGGATCCGCGACGGCCCGTTCCGCGGCTGGTGCCGGGGCCCGTTCCACGGCGGCCCGTTCCGCGGCTGGTGCCGGGGCCCGCCGTGTCCGCTCGGCCGCCGCCACGGCGATCCGTGCCACCGCGTTGGCCGGGACGGCGGCCAGGCTCCAGGCGAAGTCGGCCGGGGTCCGCTCCGGGTAGCAGCCGAGGATCACCAGCACCCCGCCGGGCGCGAGCGCGTCCCTGAGCCGGGCGACCGTCTCGAACGGCATGTGGTGGATGCTGGCCAGGCAGGAGACGTAGTCGTAGTGACCGCGGGGCAGCTCCTCCCGGGTGACGTCCGCCTGCCGGTAGCGCGGTGGCCGGACGCCACGCGCGGACAGCTCGCGGTCCGACAGCTCGCGGGCGGCCCGGATGGCCTCCGCCGACGGATCGATGGCGTCGACGTCCACCCCGAGCCCGGCCAGCCGGCGGGCGAACCGCCCCGTCCCGCACCCCACGTCCAGCGCCGTGGCGGCCTTCGCGGGAAGCCGGCGCAGCAGCAGCCGGTGGTAGTGGTCGTTGTGGTCGAACGGCACCCCGAGACCATCCCACAACCACCCACCACCCCGGCAACAGGGGCGCGGGAGACGGTCTCCTCGCGCACGCCGAGGCGCCACCGCGTGCGCATCACTGGCCCAGTAGTGCCGTGGCCAGGGCGACCGCTGCGGCGAGGAACAGGAGGGCGACCACCAGCGGGGTTGCCGGGCTTCGCCGGCTGGGGGCGGGGGGCTGGGGGGCGGGGACCTCGGGAGGGGCGGCGTAGCGTCCGAGCTGGGTCACGGGGTTGGCCTCTGGGCCGTTGGCTCCCCGCCGGATGGCGAAGGAAACCCGTTCTCCCTCATCGAGGGTCTTGTAGCCGTTCGCCTGAATGCTGGAGTAGTGGACGTAGAGGTCGGGACCCCCGCCGTCGGGCCTGATGAAGCCGTAGCCCTTCTCGGAGTTGAACCAGACGACGACACCCTCGGCCATCCCGCCCCACCCCCACCGCATGGTCCGTAGTCGTCTCATCAGACTACTGGTCGGGGCTGTTGCTGGCTGGGGGCTTGGGCAACGCCCTATATGGCGCGTCCATATAGACAGCTCGTCATATAGGAAGAATCGTCAGTCATCTGCGCATGTCTCGGGGGGACCCCCTGTTTCAGGATCCCATGGGGTGATCATCTGCCGCGACCCCCATCTTCAGCCTGTGGATAACTGCTTCATGTGTGTGTGTGCGTGGGGGGAAGAGGAAGGGGAGGGGTGTGGGCGGCGGGAGAGAGGGAGGGGGAGCGTGGGGAGGGAGGGGGAGATGGGAGCGGGGTGGAGGGGAGAGTGGCAGGGGAACGGGGTGGAGGGGGAGAACGACAAGAGAGCGGGTGGAGGGGGGAGGGGGAGAGCGACAAGAGAGCGGGTGGAGGGGGGAGGGGGAGAGCGACAAGAGAGCGGGTGGAGGGGGGAGTGGGGGAGGGCAGGGTGAAGGGGGGCGGGGGGCGGAAAGATGGGGAGGGTGGGGCGGGAGTGGATGGAGGATGCTCACATGGCGTGTCGATGGGGTGATCCTCCGCGTCGTCCGGCCGCCTGAGAGGGATGTCCAGAAAATCCTGATTCGCCCCTTGCGTGGGGGGTGGGGCAGAGGTACTTTGGATGTGGCGCCGAGGACTGGCGAAGGTTCTTAGTAGCGGGAAACCGTGAAGAGAATCTTCAAAAGCCCCCGGCGTCCGTCATGTCCGGGGGGTTTCGGAAGCGCTCGGGGCGCCGCTGCCCGGGCTCTGGCTGGGGCTGGCGCTCGGGCCGGTCTGGAAGGCCTGGTCGCAGGGCCAGTGGTCGAACGAGCGGGTGGTGCTCCAGAGCCGGCGCGCCGCCGTGATGTTCCACTCCGGATCGAGTGCCTGGCGCGGGGTGCCGCCCAGCTGCAGGAGGCGGCTGTCGGAGATCTGGAACAGCCCCCAGTTACGGGTGGTGTTGCTGTTGGGCAGGATCCACAGCGGGTCCAGGTAGGACTGGCAGCGCGCAATCCCGACGGCCCGGTCGGGATCCTCCGGGAAGACCTCGCGAATCCTCTGTTCGATCCGGGCCGCGTCCCAGCTGCGCATGTCCACCCCACCCTCGTACAGGGCCCGCTTGGTCGCCTCGTCCACCACGCCGTTCGCCGGCAGGCCGGCGAGGACCTGGAAGGCGGTCACCCGCATCAGCGTGCGCGGGCCGAAGTCGGAGTCCTGGCTCAGGGTAGTGCCGGCCTCGGCCAGCAGGTTCTGTAATTCGAGGACGCAGCGGTCGTGCTGGCCCATGCTGATGACCACCGGGCAGGCGGAGGACAGCAGCAGCCGATCGATCTCGGCCGGCGGGTCCCCGCCCCGCTCCGGGCGGGTGACGACCACGGCCACCGTCGCGATCAGCGCCGTGATCACCACCAGGGCACCGATCACGGAACGTCGGCGCCGCGTACGGCGGCTCGGCTCGCCCGCCGTCGCCTCGGCGCCGCCGGACACGGAGGCCGCTGCCTCCTCCTCTGCGGAGGAGCCCTCGCCGTCGCCCTCACCGGCGGTGTCGCCGGAGCTCGCCGCACCACCGGAGTCCGGCGGTGCCGCCTCGGCCGCCTCCGCCGCCTCGGCCGGCCGCTGCTGAGCCTCCGCGCCACGGGCCCGCCGGCGCTCACGCTCCGCGTCGGCCAGGATCCACTGCCGGTGTACCTCCAGCAACTCCTCGCGACCCGCCCCGCAGGCCCGGGCGAAACGTTCCACCGTGCCGAAGTCGCCCGGCACCGCGTCGCCGTTGCAGTAGCGGTGGAGTGCGGAGCTGCTCGTCCCCACCCGGCGGGCCAGCGACTCGTAGCTGCGCCCACTGCGGTTCTTCAGCCCGGTCAGCAGCTCCGCCAGGCGCCGCGTCTCCGTGCCGATCGTGCTCTCGGTCTCCTCCGGCCCCACCCGCGATCCCCCCAATCGTCCCGCGGGGCATCCCGCGGTTCGGCGTTCCACCAGGTCAGCACGGCTTTCACGTCCCCGTGTCCCTCATGGTGCCAGACCGGTTGCCCAGCGTGGCCTGTTCCCGGGAAGTTGCCGGACGGCACCCGGTGCGCGACGCGAACCACGACGTCGCGGCCACCGGATCGGCCATCGGCCACGTGCCGCTCCCTGCCTTCCGCGATCGCCGGCCCGTCCGCGTTCGCCGTCCGCACCCGCGGCGGAAGGCTTCCGCAACCACATCGAAGGAGATCCTTCATGCGCACACAGCGCACACAGCGCACCCTGTGGCACCTCGCCGGTGCCGCCGCCGGGGCGTTCGCCCTCGGCCTGGTCACCGCGGTGCCCGCCAACGCGGCGCTGCCCTCCCCCGTCACGTTCGGCAACTCGGGCGACGTGCCGCTGGTGGGTGACTGGAACGGTGACGGCGACGACGAGATCGGCGTGTACCGCCCGGGGACCCGTACCTTCTACATGCGCGGCGACACCGGCGGGGTGACGTCGGTCGTGTACGGCAACTCCGGCGATGTCCCGCTGGTGGGTGACTGGAACGGCAACGGGGTGGACCAGTTGGGGGTCTACCGGCCGGATCAGCGCACGTTCTACCGCGACGGCCAGGCGCCGGTGACGTTCGGCAACTCGGGCGACGTGCCGCTGGTGGGTGACTGGAACGGCGACGGCGACCACGAGATCGGCGTCTATCGTCCGGGGACCCGTACCTTCTACATGCGCGGTGACTCGGGCGGGGTGACGTCGGTCGTGTACGGCAACTCCGGTGACGTGCCGCTGGTGGGTGACTGGAACGGCAACGGGGTGGACCAGTTGGGGGTCTACCGGCCGGATCAGCGCACGTTCTACCGCGACGGCCGGGCGCCGGTGACGTTCGGCAACTCGGGCGACGTGCCGCTGGTGGGTGACTGGAACGGCGACGGCGACCACGAGATCGGCGTCTACCGTCCCGACTACCGCACCTTCTACCCGGGGAGCTGACGGCTCCCGCGGTGACGCGCCCCCGCGGTGACGCGCCGCGCGGGATGACGCGCCGGGAGGGCGCGGCCGGCCAGGCCGCGCCCTCCCGGGCCGCCGGACCGTGGACCGTGGCGTTCGGCGCCCGCCCGTGTGCCGCCCCGGGCCCGCCCGCGCGGCCCGCCGCGCGCCCGCCCGCGCGGCCCGCCACGCGTCCCGTGCTGTTCCGCGGGCCGTGGTGAGGGCGTAACCCGGTGTTCGGGCCGCGTCGCTGAAATGTCGTCATGGAGCCTCACCACGCTGATCACGTACACGGGCACCACCACAACCGCCACGACCACCACTCCGGCCCGTCCCACGCCGGCCCCGCCTCCGCCGCACCGGGCACCAGCCGGCGGGCCGTGCTCGCCGGACTCGGCGGCCTCGGCGGGCTGCTCATCGCGGCGGGCGCGGCCGACTCCGCACGGGCCGCCGCCACCCGCACCGCCTCGGCCGCGCACACCACCTCCGCCACGCCGCGCGCCGGAGCGGCCCGGACGTCGCTGCTCTCCCAGGGCACCACGCTGGTGCACGCCGACATGCACAACCACACCCTGATGTCGGACGGCGACGGAAGCCCCGAGGCCGCCTTCGCCTCCATGCGGGACGCCGGGCTCGACGTCGCGGCCCTCACCGACCACAGCACGCTGTTCTCCATCGAGGGGCTGAGCGGCTCGGAGTGGTCGCGCACCGGCCAGCTCGCCGACGCGGCGAACGACCCGGGTCGGTACACGGCCATCCGCGGCTTCGAGTGGTCGCACCCCCTCCTCGGCCACGCCAACGTGTGGTTCACCGACGACTGGGTGGACCTGTGGGGGGCCGCCTCGATGAGCGGCCTGTACGACTGGTTGGGCAGCCGGCAGGCCGTGGCCAGCTTCAACCATCCCGGGCGGGAGGTGCTCCGCTTCGACGGCTTCCGCTACTCCGCCGCCGTACGGGACCAGATGGTCGGCCTGGAGATGTTCAACCGGGGTGACGACTACCTCTTCGAGGGCTGGTCC
Coding sequences:
- a CDS encoding tyrosine-protein phosphatase encodes the protein MTRHITFERLHNFRDLGGYRSSDGQTVRWGRLFRSDSLGKLRGEDFRRFLALDVATVIDLRYPWEIEARGRVPEHPSLTYRNLSIEHRPYDQAALGPEVAAGRYLADRYLEVAHDGVRELGRALAVIAAEDGPVVFHCASGKDRTGLLAALVLSLLGVDEADIVEDFTLTERATGRLVADWRADHPGRELTWPDYGRAPAEVMRLFLADLTERHGSVRRYAADLLGADDAVVAALRRRLLEPAEHPAEPARPADPAGPTGPASTRLPGQTPGAPTPTP
- a CDS encoding NAD(P)H oxidoreductase, producing MSTNDRPRTALLVLAHPRRDSLTGQVADRARRRLEADGHTVDLLDLYAEGFDPRLPPEDEPDWGDRDKRYTPEVHAHMRRIDAADTIVVVFPVWWYAPPAIVKGWIDRVWNYGFAYGRSTPRLAGKRMIWIGLAGGSREELADVGVEEVFERMLLAGVSHYSGITDSAARVVYDTMAPNAGDAPSPERIAAVFAAADAALEEFLAAGRAEPATEPEPATATATATATA
- a CDS encoding NADP-dependent oxidoreductase; its protein translation is MSAHTTHAAPGATTATAVPLVGREIRLASRPVGEAGPEQFTLAEAPVPTPGPGQILVRNTWMSVDPYMRGRMDEGESYIPPFEVGAPLEGSAVGEVVASRSDAVPVGATVTHFLGWREYALLDAAAATVVDTTLAPAPAYLGVLGAPGLTAYAALTEAAPVRPGDTVFVSGAAGAVGSTAGQLARILGASRVIGSAGGPEKTRTLRDDFGFDAAIDYRAGALGEQLAAAAPDGIDVYLDNVGGDHLQAALDALNVGGRVALVGAISGYDATGPVPGPTNLYLAYTKRLTLRGVLVTDHYHRMPEYVERAAGWLRDGRLRSRQTVREGIEQAPAAFLGMMRGANTGKMLVHLGD
- a CDS encoding CehA/McbA family metallohydrolase translates to MEPHHADHVHGHHHNRHDHHSGPSHAGPASAAPGTSRRAVLAGLGGLGGLLIAAGAADSARAAATRTASAAHTTSATPRAGAARTSLLSQGTTLVHADMHNHTLMSDGDGSPEAAFASMRDAGLDVAALTDHSTLFSIEGLSGSEWSRTGQLADAANDPGRYTAIRGFEWSHPLLGHANVWFTDDWVDLWGAASMSGLYDWLGSRQAVASFNHPGREVLRFDGFRYSAAVRDQMVGLEMFNRGDDYLFEGWSNGVSSPLVSCLNAGWRTGLSGVTDEHGTDWGFPEGKGRSGLWVTENTRQGVFEAMRARRFFATRVSGLRLDATANDVRMGGVLPLARGDVRFAVDIDRGPEWLGRPLHVQVLRPGNSVPTVVDVIETVAGQLTTFTVPLDVADGNWVVLRVSDPTQANGTPGPAGHPCNDWGVAYASPWWLQP
- a CDS encoding O-methyltransferase, encoding MDDTPCRLPATLPALRAAAAAAEFTMSCDERTGGLLAVLAAGHPGGRILELGTGVGEGTAWLLSGMDDGARLVSVELDPAVQGVAREQLGSDPRVAFVTQEGGEWLDGYDGEPFDLVFADTWPGKFTHLDRALDLVAPGGTYLIDDLTPQADWPPEHAASVRSLLEHLEERKDFRSVRLAWSSGLLMAVRTA
- a CDS encoding MarR family winged helix-turn-helix transcriptional regulator; this encodes MATDNDLVARWKALLTCFNEVASHLDRALQHAHGLNMNEFETLDCLVEAGSEYCRMQDLGCVMYLSQSALSRTVGRLERDGLVVRELCADDRRTVEIRVTEAGRQRHAEACQTRLTVLAEHLEQQK
- a CDS encoding class I SAM-dependent methyltransferase, coding for MPFDHNDHYHRLLLRRLPAKAATALDVGCGTGRFARRLAGLGVDVDAIDPSAEAIRAARELSDRELSARGVRPPRYRQADVTREELPRGHYDYVSCLASIHHMPFETVARLRDALAPGGVLVILGCYPERTPADFAWSLAAVPANAVARIAVAAAERTRRAPAPAAERAAVERAPAPAAERAVADPTAVRAPVKAPTMPLRQIRQEAVALLPGCTIRRLLFWRYLLVYRAPEPAAAR
- a CDS encoding helix-turn-helix domain-containing protein → MGPEETESTIGTETRRLAELLTGLKNRSGRSYESLARRVGTSSSALHRYCNGDAVPGDFGTVERFARACGAGREELLEVHRQWILADAERERRRARGAEAQQRPAEAAEAAEAAPPDSGGAASSGDTAGEGDGEGSSAEEEAAASVSGGAEATAGEPSRRTRRRRSVIGALVVITALIATVAVVVTRPERGGDPPAEIDRLLLSSACPVVISMGQHDRCVLELQNLLAEAGTTLSQDSDFGPRTLMRVTAFQVLAGLPANGVVDEATKRALYEGGVDMRSWDAARIEQRIREVFPEDPDRAVGIARCQSYLDPLWILPNSNTTRNWGLFQISDSRLLQLGGTPRQALDPEWNITAARRLWSTTRSFDHWPCDQAFQTGPSASPSQSPGSGAPSASETPRT